The genomic DNA GCGGTCTGCGTGAACTCTGCCTCGTCGATTTCACCGGCAATCTCAGTGACCTGTGCGCCGCAGCGGCCATCACTTTGTTGAATGGCAGGCCGAATGATCGTGTCGTTCTGATCCAGGATAACGAGAGCAGGAAGCATTCCCGTAACACCAATTGCCTTGATCGCCTGCGGTGGGACGCCCGACTGCTCAAGGAGTTCCGGTATGATTTCGGTGACATTGCTCCACCAGTCTTGCGGATTCTCCTCTGCCCAGCCCACTTTCGGTGAAGAAAGAGTGACCGGGCGGGATGTTTTAGCAAGCACACGATCGGGAAGTCCGATCAGAATGCCGATCGTCGAAGTTGTGCCAATATCCAGACCCAGGACGCAGTCGATGCTATCGCTCATGCTGGACTCAACGCAATCCGTCCACCTTATCCATGAAACGTTTGACCCGGCTCGCGTCAACCGGGTTCCACGTATTGCCATCCACCTTGAAATGCGTACCGATGATGCAGCCTGACGCCACCGACATCACGTCGTCTACATTGTCGATATTGACACCGGTATTGGCGAATACAGGAACGGCTCCTTCAATTGCCTCAACAGCTTCACGCAGTTGAGACCCGTCGGCCGGTTGGCCCGTTATCGGACCGGAGACCAGAATTGCATCAGCCAGTGACGAGAATACTGCGGACTTGGCCCGCAGGCCAATAGGCCGCAAATCCAGCGAATGCGCAAACTCCGCATTGATGTTGAAGAGCAGCTTCAAATTGTCACAGCCAAGATTGCGACGCATGCGCAGAGGGGTGGCGCAATCCGGCGCCCATACACCCATATCGGATGCAAACACGCCTGTGAAAATCTCGCGGACAAAAGACGCGCCGACAGCGGCGGCAATGGCAACGCTTGCGGTCGGATCCCACAGATAATTGACCCCGAACGGGACTTTCAGGACGGGCTTTACGGCAGCGACGATATTGGTCATGGCCGCAACGCTTTCCGTGCTCGCTTTCAGAAGGTATGGCCGATCATTTTCATTGCCGAACATGATCGCGTCGACACCACCATCCTGTAATTTTTCGATATCTGAGAGGACATCTGAGACAAGCTTTTCCATGCCGCCATCGGCGTCGTAAAGCGGTGACCCTGGCATCGCTCCGATGTGAGCCATGGCAATGACGGCCTTTTTCTTCTTGTCAAAAAAGTCGAATATCATGAGGTATTCCTTTTACAGTTGTAAGCTATTTGGCGAGTTGGACGGTGACGCCAGCGGCCTTGAGTGTTTCTAATAGTGGTTGCGGCGGCTCTTCATCCGTCACCAGCAGGTCAACCTCTTTCAGCGCGCATACTTTTGCGACTGACATGCGGTCGAATTTGGTGCTGTCGATAAGCGCAACGACCTTTTGTGCGCCCTCGATCAGGGCCCGCTTGATGTGGGTGTCTTCGAGCGAATAATCATAGAAGCCGGCATCCGTCACGCCAGACGCGCCGATGAAGACAAGATCAAAACACAGATCATTCAGACACCTGACGGCCTGGGGTCCGACAACCGATGGTTCAGAACCGAATATCCGGCCGCCCGGAACAAAAACACTCGGCTGTTTGCCTGCAAGCAGGCCGGCAATCTTGAGGCTGCTGGTGTAGATATTGATGTCGCGATCCAGCAAGATACTGGCAAGGCTGAGGGTGGTGGTTCCGATATCAAGCGCGATTGTCTGGTGGGGTTGTATGAGGTCGGCTGCGCTGCGCGCTATAGCGGACTTGCCCTCACTATTGACGACAGATCGAGCATCGATATTCGGCTCCACCAGATCAACCATGACGGCGCCTTTGGAATCCAGTCTGGCAGCGCCACCATGCGTTCTCTCAAGTCTCCGGTTTTCTG from Pararhizobium sp. IMCC3301 includes the following:
- a CDS encoding BtpA/SgcQ family protein, translated to MIFDFFDKKKKAVIAMAHIGAMPGSPLYDADGGMEKLVSDVLSDIEKLQDGGVDAIMFGNENDRPYLLKASTESVAAMTNIVAAVKPVLKVPFGVNYLWDPTASVAIAAAVGASFVREIFTGVFASDMGVWAPDCATPLRMRRNLGCDNLKLLFNINAEFAHSLDLRPIGLRAKSAVFSSLADAILVSGPITGQPADGSQLREAVEAIEGAVPVFANTGVNIDNVDDVMSVASGCIIGTHFKVDGNTWNPVDASRVKRFMDKVDGLR
- a CDS encoding DeoR/GlpR family DNA-binding transcription regulator: MRAAAKLHATQRHSLILQALDETGFVTVPEMATACNVSEMTMRRDLDFLSENRRLERTHGGAARLDSKGAVMVDLVEPNIDARSVVNSEGKSAIARSAADLIQPHQTIALDIGTTTLSLASILLDRDINIYTSSLKIAGLLAGKQPSVFVPGGRIFGSEPSVVGPQAVRCLNDLCFDLVFIGASGVTDAGFYDYSLEDTHIKRALIEGAQKVVALIDSTKFDRMSVAKVCALKEVDLLVTDEEPPQPLLETLKAAGVTVQLAK